TTGTTTcagaatactatttttttttttgtaagttatatttatttttatttatttaattgactgtgccaggtcttagtcacagcatgtgggacctagttccctgaccaggaattgaacccaggccccctgcattgggagcatggatgcttagccactggaccaccagggaagtcccctcagaATACTATTTTAATAGATCGAGAGAACTAAATCTTTTACAGAACCATGCTGGGAACCAATGCTGTGCCCAGCAGAGAGCCATCCTTATTTGAACTagacagagaaaaattttaaggGCCTACTGAGCAGCTGACCTGACCTGAAGCAATTCTTTTTAAGAAAGCCCCACTTAAAGCCCTTAGCAACCAGTAACTtagtaacagattttttttttttttaatttaaaggattttagagaaaactcagcagtaaatCTCAAGGGTGACATATAAATCTACATAATGACTGAACTGTTAACTCAttccttttttggtttgtttgcttttttgttatcCTTTGCTAGGTGCAATAAACTTCAATGCTGATGGTGAATATCAAAGGAAATTATTCTGGGTAGAAACAGTCCATCTTCATGAATGACCCTTTGTGCACAAAATGCTGCATTTTTTTGGTTTCGGTTAGGTTTTGGTTTTGGGTAGgttttttaaacttcctttaaCTGCTTTTGTCCCTCCTCTTATCCTCATAGAAAATCTTGGAGATTCTGGTCTTGGCTCCCCTCTCTCCACTTTCTTAGGGATTTCATTTTCCTCCTACAGTTTCAGATATCCTTGATATCACAAATTATGCCAGAAAGTGTaatgcattaattcatttaacaaatatctacTGTACCTATCATGTGCCTGGAAGCATGCTGCTAAGTATTAGAGTTATAATGTGCTGAACAGCATAGGCAGGGTCCCTGCCTTTCCACAGGTTTACACTCAAGTTTCTACATTTCCAACATCCCCCTGTCCATCTCCTCCGGGAATCTCAAATTCAGCATGTCCCAAAGTAGACTCATTATCTCTTCCGAATTGCACCATCTTCACCCATTTTCCCTGGGACTCATCTTtgactccttcctctctcttaaTTCTTGTAACTGATGCTCAGATCTTGCAAACTCTGCCATCTGACCCCATCTTTCCACGCTTGGCACTACTGTCTTCCCTCGGGCTCTTGACCTCTTTCCCCCAGTCATGGCTATAGCTTCCTTCTTGGTCTCCCTTATCCTTTATCTCTTGGTCCCCTAAATCTATTTTTGCTGCAGCTGCCAGAATGATAAATAATACAGCCTGATGTGGTCATTCTCCTATTCACAACTCTTACTTTCTTTCTATACTTCCATATTCAATTTTGCCCCCTGGGATAAAATTCAAGCTCCTCAGCCTAGCTTATGGGGTACATCATAAAGAATCTCTGTGTTCTTAGTCTCTACATTCTAGACTTCCGCATTTACATATTACTAATATTCAACTTTTTGTGCTTCCCCAAACATATTGTTTTCCActtcttttgctgttttctctgcctggaactcATTCCacacttttcttctcctttagttcagttcagttcagttcagttgctcaatcatgtccgattatttgtgaccccatggactgcagcacgccatgcctccctgtccatcaccaactcccggagcttgctcaaactcaggtccattgagtcggtgatgccattcaaccatctcattctctgttgtccccttctcctcccaccttcaatctttcccagcatcagggtcttttcaaaagagtcagctctttgcatcaggtggccaaagtattggaatttcagcttcagcatcagtccttccaatgaacactcaggactgatctcctttagaatggactggttggatcttagCTAACTCCTTCTCCTTAgctaactctttttttaaaaagttatttttattcatttatttatctttggttgtgctgggtctttgttgctgtacaagggctttttccagttgcagcaagtgggggctactttctagttgtggtgtgtaggtgtctcattgcggtggcttttttttattgcaaagcatgggctctagtgtgtgtggacttcagtagtttcatttcacaggctctagagtgcggctcagtagctgtgtgcattggcttagttgtcctgcagcatgtaggatcttcccagacctgggatggaacctgtgtcctctgcattggcagacagattctcaaccactgaaccaccagggagggaAGCTCTAGCTAACTCTTTAATGATTCTTCAAAACACCTCAATAGATGGTGTTTTGAATATCTTTGCATGTCTGTTACCTAGTAGAGAATAGGCCTCCTATAAATAGGAAATGTTCAAATGTTCATCTCCAAACGGCAACTCTGGATAATTCTACCTGGCTGTCTTGTGAGCATCTCAGTGCTGTTTGCCTCAAACCAAACTGATTATTGTCTCCTTTAAGAGAGGAGTCAGTAATAAGGTAGACTCCAGAGTCAGCCTGGCTAAACCACTGTAAGGCACATCTCCAGGGGGCACCATTCACATTATGGTCTATGTGGTCTATATAAATGTTACATCTGCCTCATGTGCAACATGATGGCTCTGCTGGCCTGGATGGCATCTGGCTCCAACACCACTTAGCTGTGACTTTAGACAATTTACTTAACTTCTTTGGGTATCAGGcatctcatctataaaacaggtagtactcaataaatgtttatcacTATTTTTAACCTAAAATTGTCTCCTCCTATGTGTTTCCTATGAAACCAAGGACTCAGACTGAACCTCCTCTTTCCTCTCACCCTAAATGCAAGTAATCCAAAAGCCTGTATAAATatactttctcttcttcttcccttcctgctgCCAATGTCATTAGTTATgagacttctctttttcttttaaaaaatatttatttatttagttagatATGGCTGCATTCTGTCTTAGaggcagcacttgggatctttgacGTGGCTCGAGCACTTAGTTGCTAACAGTGTTGCCCCTCATTACTAGTTATGATtgctgtgggatcctagttccccaaccagggatcgaacctgtgccccctgcgttgaaaggcagattcttagctactggaccagtAGGGGAGTCCCTGTGAGACTTCTCTTACTTGGAATATTGCAATAGCCTCTCAGTTGGTCTCTTGTCTCCTAGTCATTGTGTTCATCCATTACACAACTGCTAGAATCATCATCTTAAAATGTAGTTCAAGTAAGTCAACTCCACATCTCAAAAATCTGTGGTGCTTTCCAAAATTAATTAAGCACATCTCCTAGGCCAGTTAGCATGAGGGGTTCTGGtactacaaatataaataaaacataaaatcctTCCCAGAACTACTGGTGAACAGGGAGGACAAGGGTCCCGTAGAAGGATAAAGTTTCCCTGCCCCCATTTCCAAAATCTTTACAGTCCTTTGAGGAAAGAGACTCTACCATCACTTAATTACACAGGCAGTCAATAGAGTTCTTCTCTTGTCAGAACTGTCctgctatttcctttttttatattcccaccagaaCTGGATATTAATATTTCCCTGGGCCAGGATAagtcttgatttttaaataagataagtgcccagcccagggcctgACACATGGTAGACACAATAAATGGTAATTTTCTTCTGGGTGAAGTAGGACTGTGTGTTGTTGGTTTAACAGCAATAAGCATCCACTATTAAGCTCTGAGGCTAATGCAGGATTCACAAGTTTgatctgagtcaggaagatcccccggagaaggaaacagcaacccactctagtattcttgcttgggaaattcccatggacagaagagtggacagaagagcctggtgggcgacagtccatggggtcacaaaagagtgggacacgacttagtgactgattaCACAAAAACACTAAACTCTGAATGTCTGTTTTCCCCTGAACCCTCAAGAAGtaaatgaggggcttccctggtggcacagtcgataagagtctgcctgccaatgcaggggacatggattcaattatGGATcttccctggtctaggaagatcccacatgctaaaaggcaactgagcccatgcgccaGTAACTACTGAActctgcatgcctagagcctgtgcttgcaACATGAGAAACCAACTCAATAAgaagcccattcaccacaacaaagagtagcaaCCCCCTTCCCCATAGCCAGTAAAGAAAGCTGGCACAGCACCAAAGATTCAGCacaactaaaaagaaataaataaatgaaaatattaacgatattaaaaaaagaataaaatttgattGAGCACAGTAATGGATGGCTGtgaccaattaaaaataaaaatagaaggacATGAGTAATGGCCAAATAACTGTTCCTctcaggcagagaaggaaaaaaaggggaaataaaatcACTACTGTTGTGCAGTAGGATGATAAATGCCAAAACATTTTGAGATGCTCAACCAGAATGACACAGCATTTTCCTACTTTTTATCTTGCTATAAAGGTCCAAAGGAAACAGGGTATTGGGGGCTGTGGGCAGAAAGGGGAGCACAGTACTCTGTgttctgttttttcctccccctgggcctgccctatgtaaactgggctagccaggagtgctgtttgttctacctgaggtcctcactccagccctaggccttcctttgttctattttcgcgggcttttcccttccttgtcttttagccaccgccattctggtctcctgtttcctattctaactaacATATGTATCcaacattctttattttatatccaGTGCTATGTTGTGACTTGAGGACGCAGAGATGGTTGTGACCAAGCAGGCTACTGTTTGGGCAGAAAGGATGGAATGAATTGAGGATCAGTGGAAGTCAGAAGGTAATGCTTCAGCTGACACGTTTTCTGCAGGCCAAATAGGAGAGAACAGGTTCTGCATGTTCGAACAAAAGCCCGAGGTTTCAGTTACTCTCTGTCCTAGGTGTTACAACAGAGGAGCAAGAAGAGTTACACTAATAACAACAGCTAACACTTTTAATGTGTGAGAATTGCTAAATAAGCTAGAGATGATCTCAACAAAGAATTCATAGTATTCCCATTCTACAGGCGAGAAAAGTAAGGCTAATTGACTAAGACTCTTGCCTGAATGCCACACATAAAACAAGAGTTTTAACAGAGGAAGACAGAGTCCCAGTTTCTATGAACCACAAATCAGAGAGGTGAATGAATGAGATCAGATTTCAGAAAATTTCCTCCAGCCGCAGTGGAGTAGATGGGATAGGAACTCATGCAGGGGAGCTGGAACGCAACAACCCTGTTCTAAGGAAGAACAAGGGAGGCTGTCTAAATAATGAGGGTTACGGAGGATCAGCACTAGAGCAGAGGCTGCGGAAATAGGGGCGGAATATTTCAGAACTACTTGAAGAGATCGTTCTCTTCAGGGTTTGGCTAGACGTAGTCTTCCGTGAGCAGCAGCAAGGGCCCGCACCCTGGTTTGGGCCTTACGAACAAGGAGGAGGCGTTCGTGTTCTGTAATGATTGAAAGAACGCCTCAAACTCCGACCTCAACCGTCGGCGGCGGGAAGGGGGATTCGTACTCTAAGGGCGGGAGCCCGCCCCCAGTGAGGGAAAGCGCTGAGTCATCCTGGCGGGGCACGTTGGGTCGGGGCGGTGCTCCGGCCAGATCCCCCTCCCCATTCCCCCGTCCGCACCCCCGGCCCGCCCTGACTCTCGCGAGAGCCTTACAGGCTATAAAAGCAGGGTCCCGCGCACGCTTTGCGTGTCTTCTTCCTCGCTGGCATCGGTCGTCTTTCTGTGGAATTGGTGAGTATGAGGGCAGCGCCCCACGCCCCGCCCGGCATCTTTTCCGTCTTCTCATCGGGGTCCGCCGAACTCAGCTGGGCTCCTCGGACAAAGAAGGCGGCCAGGCGAAGCGGCCCTCGTGTGGGGCTCCTTTGGGTGCGGGGACGAGGCTGAAACCAGAGGCTAACGGCAGCTTGAGTCTCCCCTACCCCCAGCAACACAAGCAGAAAGCGCTGATTGGCTTGGCGTGGCGTCTGGGCGGGTTGGTGGTGATGGAGTCCCCTGACGGGCGGGTAAGGGAAATTTCTCGAGTGAATCTGCAAACTGATCAGGAACTGAGGGCTAGCCGTCGGTCGTGTAGTAGAGGGAGAGGCTGTTCCCGGTCTTCAGGTGTGGAAAGTTACTAAGATTCCGTTCTTcgtctttatttttccatctgcaGAATGGGATTTGTAGTGATTCTAAATGCCCTCGGTGAAGACTGAGCACTCTTCTGCTGGACCTTTCTGAGGTGTTAGGCTGGGGCTGATGATGGCAGTGCAGGGAGGGTACCAGAAGTGGGTTTTGGGGGAGTGGCTTTCACCAAGGACGTTCAAGGGGCGAGTTCCTGAAGGGGACACACCCGGTGGAAATCCAGCagccgccccgcccccgcgctTGGTCGTGCTTTAGTGGACGTggggatcccctggaaaagcagGTTTGAATAAGGAGGACATGTATATTAGGGTCACCTCCTGTGTTtggttgggttttttggtttgctATTAAAGGTGTTAAGCGGTTAAAAAAAACCTGTCACAGTCTCTGTTCAATCTTTTTTATGGTTGTAGTATTATGAACCAAGAATTTTGGGACTTGAAAAGTTAGCTTCTTGGGATTATCAAACTGATGATTTACTGGGTTAAATCTTACCTTGGTCTTGACCAGGGTGAATCCAGTGTTACATTGCTTTTTGGCAATAAATTGACTCTTGTTCTACTTAACATTTTTCCAGGACCTTGGTCCCTAGGTAAACTCACTTTTGAAGGGACTTCTGGGCTTTAAACACAACACTTAGAATTTTGAAATTGAgcagatgccataatcttggtCTTGGCCTCTTAAAAAGTTGGATTGGCTTTAGGGTGTGTGTCTTGGGAAATCTACCCAGAGAAAGATTAAAGTGTGCTTCCCACGTTCTGAAGGCAGATGGAGGCGCAGTCCAGGGAAAGGGCATCGTGGCAGCTTCTGGGGCTTGGGTGCTTAGTGTTTATGGGATTGCACGTTTGGGTCCAGGTTTGAGAATTTCCACCCTTTTCTCTCTGTGTACACTTGTATAATAAACGTACACAAGAAAATGCAACAGATGATGGTTCAGGAACAGGAAGAGTTCAGTTTATaaagaaatttccattttaaagtgaaaacaacattgtaaatcaactatattccagtaaaaattaaaaaacctcaAATGCACAGTCCTGCCACTCAAAAATGAAAACGGAGCTGAGATTCAGAGATGTGTAATATTTTTGTTGGAAGAATTGGAAAGCTCAGTTTATGCTTCTTACTGTTATAAAAGTTTATGTGTATACTCAAGACCACTGCACAATTTCTCCAGCTGAGTCTCTTAAATAGATGAAGGTTGTTATCTAGAAAAGTAAGACTTGTTTCTAAttcactttctcttattttttccagCTGATAGCACTATGTCTTCAGGAAATGCCAAAATTGGGCACCGTGCCCCCCAGTTCAAAGCAACAGCTGTTATGCCAGATGGGCAGTTCAAGGATATCAGCCTAGCTGACTACAAAGGTAAGAGTAATTAGGTTAATTAACATGGAATTACATTACAATCTAGGGAGGGCTTGTTCACTCTCTGTATCTCTTGTCATGTTTGAGTgtaaaatgatttttacatttcatttgtcTTTAGGATAAGAGGCTGTTGCCTTCCTATTGAATTGAAGTGGTGATTACCATCTGTGAACATAGGGTAGATCTCCCAAGTCCAAACTACTTCTGGAGAAGGCATGTTCATACTTCATTATATCTGGACATAATATCTCAATTATCTTCCCAATATTGCTCCTCAGTTATTTTACTGGAGATACACTTATTATCTTGTTTCAGTTTAAAGCCTTGGACAATTTAAAGCTTCAGAGCTCAAGTCTTTGGAGCTGTGAAActgttcagtttaaaaaatgtgtgtcACGATTGAGGGTTTAGGCATGTTCCCTTGACATTTTACCCCCAGAGAAAAATTGATGTCACAATTGGAACAACTCTCCTTTCTGTTAAGTAGTTTCATGTAGACACCAGGCAAATACTAATGAGGATTTTTTTACTTTACTGCCCTAGAATAGCAAGGTATTCTGGGACAGTTCAAAATATGGATTTCCTAGAATGCAAACCTAAGAACTCAGGCGTCAAGTATACCTTTCTTGGTGATATAGCATTTCATAGAGTTAGCTTTTGGGTAAAACCTATGACGAGATTTCCTAACAAATTATACATACTGGTTGGAATGAGAGCAGATAAGTGGGGCCCTATGGAGGGAAGCTCCTCCTGGCAAACAAAAGTAAGTAGCACCATAGGGAGGTGACCCTGGCCCAAGGGTAAAGGCATGAGGTTTAGGAAGAGTTGCTCTGTGCCCTCCTGGGCTTGACCTGCTGAAGCTTGTTAGCAAAACCCTGGGGGAAGGTTGAAGTGAATGTCAAAAGGACCAGCTTATTTTGATTTTGAAACATTGCTGGTATCTGGAAATGTGAATATTTGGAATTGTTGGTGAGAGACTGCTTTACAGGTTGAAGATCTACTTCAATTGGTAATCAGAATGACTTTCATAAAATTCCAACTAGAAATCCTATTACCTACCAGGAGAATTTTGGCAACTTTTGtcttagaaattttttctttgcatGTGCATCCTATCAGACTTATTTGAACCATGTTTGTGGTGATTTAGGTGATCACTTAGACCTTACCTATCATGTTACTGTGGTTCACTGTGGAAAAATAGCCAAGGCTCTGACTTTGTCTTGTTGGTCTTGTTGCCTTGTGGCAGAGTATCCAGCAATTCAGCTCTTTCTGGGCACTGATTATATGAGTGTTGGCAGTAGAtgattgcatttttgttttttcttttcttcactgaaGAACTTGGtgttttatgttaattttaaCTACCCAGAGAAGATCAAGATTAGACCAAACAGTGCTTATCTGTAGTTGGCAGCTAAcatggaagaaggaaaataaagcatgGAAATTGGAAGAACTTGTTCTTATGGCCGAGGTTCTACAGTAGCTGTGTTGAGCATCTTGGTGTTTTAACAGTTGTCTGCCATCAGGCTTCATTTTTCCCATAGGAAAATGTCTTTAGGTTTACATTCTCTGCAAAGCAAGGAAATCTATTTCAAAGGGTAacttgggcatttttttttttttttcaggaaaatatgTTGTGTTCTTCTTTTACCCTCTTGACTTCACCTTTGTGTGCCCCACGGAGATCATTGCTTTCAGTGATCGGGCAGAAGAATTTAAGAAACTCAACTGCCAAGTAATTGGTGCTTCTGTGGATTCTCACTTCTGTCACCTGGCATGGTAAATCTCTTGGTCCATTTGGCATGggcttattttagaaaattattatggatttttttttttgtagctgtgctgtgtggcatgtgggatcttagttctccagccagggagcaaacctgtgtCTTATGCAGTGGAAGCGCGGtagaagtcttaatcactggactaccagggaagtccaggcatAGGAACTTGTAAGCAGCAACTGGAACCCGGAGGCTTTGGCAATGGACTTTTTCAAATATTGACTTCTGGCTCCTCATGGAAGGAGTGCAAATGCTCTGACTTCCTTTTGTTGCTTTTATAACTTAGCAGTAGAGGAAAAGCAGCTTGGGTTGCAGCTGAATGTACCCTGGTGACTTTAATTGGTCTCAGGCATTtactactgggcttccctcatagcttagtcggtaaagaatctgcttgcaatgtgggacacccggattcgattcctgggttgggaagatcccctggagaaggaaatggcagtattcttgcctggaatatcccatggacagaggagcctggcaggctatagtccatagagtcgcaagagtcggacacaacttagcgactaaaccaccatttaCTGCTGGAAAAAACTTGAAAAGTTTTCTGGGGAGTTAGATTAGCAATGTTGGGGTGGGATAGATATAGTGAATGCTTTTATTATAGAAGAATTTGAATGAGTGTGATTGCATGTGTGTTTTTTTACTTTAGGATCAACACACCCAAGAAACAAGGAGGACTGGGACCCATGAACATTCCCTTGATATCAGACCCCAAGCGCACCATTGCTCAGGACTATGGGGTCTTAAAGGCCGATGAAGGCATCTCATTCAGGTATATATACACCAGGAAACTGGCTGATTGGCTGAAGATCTTTTATAAGTAGAGCTGTGATCTGTGGagacttttcttatttcttttttttttcctgttttgctgagaaataattgatatacatcactgtgtaagtttaaggtatatggCATAATGGTTTCATTCTTCATGCAGGACCTAAGGTTCGGAAGGCCAGTTTCTGTTGATTTACTCTAACAGCAATTTCTAAAACTGTACTGTCTCTCAGacctttaatattttcttccagggGACTTTTTATTATTGATGATAAAGGTATCCTTCGACAGATCACCATAAACGACCTTCCTGTTGGCCGCTCTGTGGATGAGACACTGAGACTAGTTCAGGCCTTCCAGTTTACTGACAAACATGGGGAAGGTAAGCCAGTTTGCCCGGTGACAGGACAGTGGAGTGATAGGGTGGGAAAGATGGTGGGAACAAAGTCTACCGGATAGGAAAAGGGTTATTATGTCTCTTTAAGAAATTGCAGTCTCAGAATTATAGTGGTTTGTGGGGGTGAGGTAATAGAACAGCTTGGGGAGGAGAATATAAAGGCTTTTTGTTCCAACTGCATATTCCCAGCTTCTACCCTGCTCATTTAGAATTACTGCTGCATGCAGATTCAACTTGTTAAAGTGTAGGAGGATCTCATAGGTGttaacatttttgtcttttaaaaattcattctgttGTGCAGGGTGTTTTTTGTATctataagaattatatatataaaaaaagaattatagtcACCAAATACAAAATTGTATAAATgctcaatataaaaatttttttggaaaaaaaaatttttttttgaggaggggTTAGGGCAAGAGGGTTTGAGATGAAATCTCAAGGTCCTTGGTTTCAGGATTAAAGATGATTTTGTGAGTCATGAATCTAAACATGACTGAGAAGATTGAATTTATGGTTTTTGTCTAGCATTCACTAGAGTGTAGGTCTTTCTTACTGCTCTGGTCCTTCTCATCTGAAATAATCTCATTGAAGTGTTTTTGATAAAGTAAGTCCTGAACTGCTTGCTCCCAGCCTCTCAGTTTATAAGACTGTAGCTTCTGAAAACTCCCCACTTTCACCCAGTGGAGTTGTTGCTTGTAATGAGACCACCTTATTCCAACTAAGAGTTTAGTTTTAAGAACAGCTCCTCAGTCTGCTACAAGTGCTGGATATGTAGGGGAAGGGGATCTTGAACCCCACCCAGCCACCCCAGCTTAATGTAATTGAGGATATAAAATAGTTGTGATCACTGCTACTGTTCAGCTCTGATCTTATGAGTTACAGGAGGTGGAAGTTAAGAGTCTGGATTAGTGGTGTTTGGGGGACCCAAAAGTGCTAGTTTGGCTGGAGTGGAAGGCTAGTAGGTAATGGGAATCAGAAGGCACCATTTGCAGAAGTTTGTGTAGGCTTTGCTCTGGATTGAAGCAGACAGCTGCTGAGACTGCCCTCTGGTGGAGAATAGTTCAGCACAAAGATGGAAGGAGctgaggaggggatggcaaaGTTGGCCCTTTATTGGACTTTCCCTTGCATATATagtatagactttttttttttaattaatttttactgggaTAGACTCTTGAACCCAAGCTTTCATGAGTTGTGAAGCTTGCTTCTTCACACTCTTGTTGTTCTCTGCTGCTTTGCATCCCACTAAAACAAGCACAGCTTTCTGTGTGCAGTCTTTAATGGCTTATGATAGTTAGTGTTTGAGAGCCTGTGGATATCAAGCACTCTATATGAGGTGCTGTCGTGTTATTTGACAAATAATCCTACagtcctgtttttaaaattgagatatgtgttagtttcaggtgtacaacataatgatctgATATTTGTATATCCTATgttcctatttttctttaaaatgtcttttatcttGAATTTACACTTTTTGGGGGGGATCTTTGAGTGAACCTGTATTACATTTTAGCAGAGAAAGGGGTGAACTGACaatactaaaaagaaatttttttacttaaattCTAAGTTcctatttttttacatttttcaaaaatttttaaaaaatttatttttgtctctgttgggtcttcattgctacttgggcttttctctagttgcgagtgggggctcctctctaggtgctgtgtgagggcttctcatggGAGCTTCTCTCGTGGGCTGCGGGCTCttgggcacgcaggcttcagtagctgtggctcctgggctctaaaaCTCAGTGGTTGGGGTGcgcgggcttagttgttctgtgacatgtgggatcttcccggatcaggggtggaaatgtctcctgtgttggcaggtgaattcttcaccactgaatgaccagggaagcccctgtgttcCTGTTTTTAGGACCAATAAACCACTATTGAAACACTGCATGTATTCAGTTAATGGTAGAACTGGGGTCAAAATTCAAagccctccttttttttttacataatttaaaatgctgAGAAAGGCATTGTTTAGAGCCTTCTGTGTTGGGGAGAGTTGTACTTCAGCTTCTATTGAAAGCTGGTAGATGTGGGACTCAGCCAGTTGTGCTGAGCTTCATATTAATTCTAAAAATCCAGCACTGTTGTGTATGAGTCCAAGTGTGGATCTTTCTTTCCTGTCATTGATTATTGGTACAGTCTTAAGTGCCAAGAGACCTTAGTGCAAGGATACTAAGTTGTCAAGGTTATTCTTTCTGGCTCATTATTCCTCCTATCTTTGTGTCGTGTAATTGGGCTCTTCTAAAgctgtgttttcttccaggacAGAAGA
This portion of the Cervus canadensis isolate Bull #8, Minnesota chromosome 2, ASM1932006v1, whole genome shotgun sequence genome encodes:
- the PRDX1 gene encoding peroxiredoxin-1, whose protein sequence is MSSGNAKIGHRAPQFKATAVMPDGQFKDISLADYKGKYVVFFFYPLDFTFVCPTEIIAFSDRAEEFKKLNCQVIGASVDSHFCHLAWINTPKKQGGLGPMNIPLISDPKRTIAQDYGVLKADEGISFRGLFIIDDKGILRQITINDLPVGRSVDETLRLVQAFQFTDKHGEVCPAGWKPGSDTIKPDVQKSKEYFSKQK